In Phycodurus eques isolate BA_2022a chromosome 10, UOR_Pequ_1.1, whole genome shotgun sequence, a genomic segment contains:
- the polr2j gene encoding DNA-directed RNA polymerase II subunit RPB11-a: MNAPPAFESFLLFEGEKKITITKDTKVPNSCLFTLNKEDHTLGNIIRAQLLKDPQVLFAGYKVPHPLEHKIVIRVQTTPDYSPQEAFTNAITDLISELSLLEERFRVAIKDKQEGIE; encoded by the exons ATGAACGCGCCTCCCGCTTTCGAGTCCTTCTTGCTCTTCGAGGGCGAGAAGAAGATCACCATCACCAAGGACACCAAAGTGCCCAACTCGTGCCTGTTCACGCTCAACAAGGAGGACCACACGCTCGGCAACATCATCCGCGC GCAACTCCTGAAGGATCCTCAGGTTCTCTTCGCCGGGTACAAAGTTCCTCATCCTCTGGAGCACAAGATCGTCATCAGGGTGCAGACCACGCCCGACTACAGTCCTCAG GAAGCGTTCACGAACGCCATCACCGACCTGATCAGCGAGCTCTCGCTGCTGGAGGAACGCTTCCGCGTGGCCATCAAAGACAAACAGGAAGGCATCGAGTGA
- the LOC133408981 gene encoding deoxynucleotidyltransferase terminal-interacting protein 1 isoform X1: MEDKRTANWPQPDGTQRKPNPFNLMIKHRHVHRRGRRSHVTVSYTDPQVSMDLLRAVLQPSFNNDIMAVFRKYHKFFEKAAQNVKENVGEDVHTDHLITEACRNVLEHAKVLFPESDVKKSSSEANVKRSRGSEDGCSQRGSPVPKKRKNRVSGAMASERSCNFATHVKAKCDAVKRDGPKWEPSRLSESSTFVLGSRANKALGMGGTRGRIYIKHADLFKYAADTKDKQWLAERHHMRATGGKMAYLLIEEDVQDLARGDEYRDCPDMKLDEMKPFSVPAWMVEKMQRLMAAQRGMEL, from the exons ATGGAAGACAAACGAACTGCGAACTGGCCGCAGCCGGACGGAACCCAGCGGAAACCG AATCCGTTCAACTTGATGATCAAACACAGACATGTTCACAGGAGAGGACGACGCTCACACGTGACCGTCAG TTACACAGACCCCCAGGTGTCGATGGACCTCCTGAGGGCGGTTCTCCAGCCCAGCTTCAACAATGACATCATGGCCGTCTTCAGGAAATACCAcaag TTTTTCGAGAAGGCGGCGCAGAACGTGAAGGAGAACGTCGGAGAGGACGTGCACACGGATCACCTCATCACAGAAGCGTGCAGGAATGTTCTGGAACAT GCCAAGGTGTTGTTTCCCGAAAGTGACGTGAAGAAGTCGAGCTCTGAGGCCAACGTCAAG CGTTCCCGAGGTTCCGAAGACGGCTGCAGCCAGAGAGGAAGTCCAGTCCCCAAAAAG AGGAAAAACCGCGTGAGCGGCGCAATGGCGTCTGAGCGATCTTGCAACTTCGCCACTCA CGTGAAGGCGAAGTGCGACGCCGTCAAGCGAGACGGACCCAAG TGGGAGCCTTCCAGACTGAGTGAAAGCAGCACGTTTGTTTTGGGCTCCAGAGCCAACAA GGCGTTAGGCATGGGCGGGACCAGAGGACGGATCTACATCAAACACGCCGACCTCTTCAAG TACGCGGCGGACACCAAGGACAAGCAGTGGCTGGCCGAGCGTCACCACATGAGGGCGACGGGCGGCAAGATG GCTTACCTGCTGATCGAGGAGGACGTCCAGGATCTGGCGCGCGGTGACGAGTACAG GGACTGCCCGGACATGAAGCTGGACGAGATGAAGCCGTTCTCGGTGCCCGCGTGGATGGTGGAGAAGATGCAGAGGCTGATGGCGGCTCAGAGGGGCATGGAACTCTGA
- the LOC133408981 gene encoding deoxynucleotidyltransferase terminal-interacting protein 1 isoform X2 codes for MDLLRAVLQPSFNNDIMAVFRKYHKFFEKAAQNVKENVGEDVHTDHLITEACRNVLEHAKVLFPESDVKKSSSEANVKRSRGSEDGCSQRGSPVPKKRKNRVSGAMASERSCNFATHVKAKCDAVKRDGPKWEPSRLSESSTFVLGSRANKALGMGGTRGRIYIKHADLFKYAADTKDKQWLAERHHMRATGGKMAYLLIEEDVQDLARGDEYRDCPDMKLDEMKPFSVPAWMVEKMQRLMAAQRGMEL; via the exons ATGGACCTCCTGAGGGCGGTTCTCCAGCCCAGCTTCAACAATGACATCATGGCCGTCTTCAGGAAATACCAcaag TTTTTCGAGAAGGCGGCGCAGAACGTGAAGGAGAACGTCGGAGAGGACGTGCACACGGATCACCTCATCACAGAAGCGTGCAGGAATGTTCTGGAACAT GCCAAGGTGTTGTTTCCCGAAAGTGACGTGAAGAAGTCGAGCTCTGAGGCCAACGTCAAG CGTTCCCGAGGTTCCGAAGACGGCTGCAGCCAGAGAGGAAGTCCAGTCCCCAAAAAG AGGAAAAACCGCGTGAGCGGCGCAATGGCGTCTGAGCGATCTTGCAACTTCGCCACTCA CGTGAAGGCGAAGTGCGACGCCGTCAAGCGAGACGGACCCAAG TGGGAGCCTTCCAGACTGAGTGAAAGCAGCACGTTTGTTTTGGGCTCCAGAGCCAACAA GGCGTTAGGCATGGGCGGGACCAGAGGACGGATCTACATCAAACACGCCGACCTCTTCAAG TACGCGGCGGACACCAAGGACAAGCAGTGGCTGGCCGAGCGTCACCACATGAGGGCGACGGGCGGCAAGATG GCTTACCTGCTGATCGAGGAGGACGTCCAGGATCTGGCGCGCGGTGACGAGTACAG GGACTGCCCGGACATGAAGCTGGACGAGATGAAGCCGTTCTCGGTGCCCGCGTGGATGGTGGAGAAGATGCAGAGGCTGATGGCGGCTCAGAGGGGCATGGAACTCTGA